The following are from one region of the Carnobacterium gallinarum DSM 4847 genome:
- a CDS encoding coiled-coil domain-containing protein — MKKRLLTLVIAGTLSVTALASPLTVLADEYSDKIDAQNQKIKEIETQEQDVKTKLSGVTKEIVVAEEKARTLIEQSEATQKEMDKLTTQITDLNEKIESRTAQLEKQARAVQVSAGSEGYVDFILSAESLSDVVGRVDVVAQMVSANRELVKAQADDKASVEASKTKTEEKLADQRKVTGELEKLKGELEGKKLEQESAVATLAASKTTAEGERDTFIAKKDEADKKAAALAAATLAAKTPPPAPVQTDAPKNVPNNAGTDTPAIQMPSTSGTVTAAEGQAIVAEAANYLGTPYVWAGKSPGGFDCSGFTGYVYSRVLGKSIGGFTVPQESSGVEVPMSALQAGDLLFWGARGSTHHVAIYVGGGTYIHAPQTGDVVKYQSLSGYAPSFAIRVVK, encoded by the coding sequence GTGAAAAAACGTTTACTTACTTTAGTGATTGCAGGAACTTTATCAGTAACAGCTTTAGCATCACCTTTAACAGTATTAGCAGATGAGTACTCAGATAAAATTGATGCTCAAAACCAAAAAATTAAAGAGATTGAAACACAAGAACAAGATGTTAAAACAAAATTATCAGGTGTGACAAAAGAAATCGTAGTTGCTGAAGAAAAAGCACGTACATTGATAGAACAAAGCGAAGCAACACAAAAAGAAATGGACAAATTAACTACACAAATTACTGATTTAAATGAAAAGATTGAAAGTAGAACGGCTCAATTAGAAAAACAAGCTCGTGCTGTTCAAGTAAGTGCAGGTAGCGAAGGATATGTAGATTTCATTTTATCAGCAGAATCATTATCTGACGTTGTTGGACGTGTAGATGTTGTTGCTCAAATGGTTTCAGCTAATCGTGAACTCGTTAAAGCTCAAGCAGACGATAAAGCATCTGTTGAAGCTAGCAAAACAAAAACAGAAGAAAAATTAGCAGATCAACGTAAAGTTACAGGCGAATTAGAAAAATTAAAAGGTGAACTTGAAGGCAAAAAACTTGAGCAAGAATCAGCTGTAGCAACATTAGCTGCTTCAAAAACAACTGCTGAAGGTGAACGTGATACATTTATTGCTAAAAAAGATGAAGCTGATAAAAAAGCTGCGGCATTAGCAGCAGCAACACTTGCAGCAAAAACTCCACCACCAGCACCAGTTCAAACGGATGCTCCAAAAAATGTACCTAACAATGCTGGAACAGATACACCTGCGATTCAAATGCCATCTACAAGTGGAACTGTAACAGCTGCAGAAGGACAAGCAATTGTTGCTGAAGCTGCTAACTATTTAGGAACACCTTATGTATGGGCTGGGAAATCTCCAGGAGGTTTTGATTGCTCGGGCTTTACAGGATATGTTTATAGCCGTGTATTAGGTAAATCAATTGGTGGATTTACAGTTCCTCAAGAATCATCTGGTGTTGAAGTACCAATGAGTGCTTTACAAGCAGGAGATTTATTATTCTGGGGCGCTCGTGGTTCAACTCATCACGTAGCAATCTATGTTGGTGGCGGAACCTATATTCATGCTCCACAAACTGGCGACGTTGTAAAATACCAAAGCTTGAGTGGATATGCTCCATCATTTGCAATCCGTGTTGTAAAATAA